A genome region from Penaeus chinensis breed Huanghai No. 1 chromosome 15, ASM1920278v2, whole genome shotgun sequence includes the following:
- the LOC125032796 gene encoding uncharacterized protein LOC125032796 produces the protein MARVTRMNFLALVTAAIIVFCVTPGHGLECFLCSYSPRGNSSRMDGCTDANFTEDLTETRTCAIGCESVAVYDLNGELESFHRNCATNSTIITNSCETYKTIVLTRHVCSCNWSYCNVVSDSGHMITSTFWLIFGPSLACLVFAL, from the exons ATGGCGCGGGTGACGAGGATGAACTTTCTCGCTCTGGTAACGGCTGCCATCATCGTCTTCTGTGTGACTCCTG GACATGGATTGGAGTGCTTCCTGTGCAGTTACTCCCCCCGTGGCAACAGCTCCCGCATGGACGGCTGCACGGACGCCAACTTCACGGAGGACCTGACGGAGACTCGCACCTGCGCCATCGGATGCGAGTCTGTTGCTGTTTATGATCTCAACG GTGAACTCGAAAGCTTCCATCGTAACTGTGCAACAAACAGCACAATCATAACCAACTCCTGCGAAACCTACAAGACGATTGTGCTCACTCGACACGTGTGCTCTTGCAACTGGTCATACTGCAACGTTGTCAGCGACAGTGGTCACATGATTACTTCAACTTTCTGGCTGATTTTTGGACCATCATTAGCTTGCTTGGTTTTCGCACTGTGA